A part of Mycolicibacterium sp. TUM20985 genomic DNA contains:
- a CDS encoding NAD(P)H-dependent amine dehydrogenase family protein, with protein sequence MAIRVVQWATGGVGKAAIQGVLAHPDLELVGTWVHSESKHGKDVGELVGLDPIGVLATTSVDEILALDADCVVYSPLLPNEDEVVALLRSGKNVVTPVGWVYPDLSNCTAILDACAAGGSTLHGTGIHPGGITERFPLMASALTAAVTHVRSEEFSDIRTYNAPDVVRHIMGFGVTPEVAMAGPIVDLLAAGFKASVRMIVTEMGFDVDPELESVQEVAVATMPIEAPIGVIEPGQVAARRFHWRALVDGTPVVTASVNWLMGEENLHPAWNFGPEGERFEIEISGDPDVKFTIKGLQPETIEAGLIRNPGVVVTANHCVSAIPYVVDAAPGIKTYLDLPLLAGRAAPQFGFGRSK encoded by the coding sequence ATGGCGATTCGAGTGGTGCAGTGGGCGACAGGCGGCGTGGGCAAGGCCGCGATCCAGGGCGTGCTCGCCCATCCCGACCTGGAATTGGTGGGCACCTGGGTGCACTCGGAGAGCAAGCACGGCAAGGACGTCGGCGAACTCGTCGGCCTGGACCCCATCGGTGTCCTCGCGACGACCAGCGTGGACGAAATCCTCGCTCTCGATGCCGACTGCGTGGTTTACAGCCCGCTCCTTCCGAACGAGGACGAAGTGGTGGCGCTCCTGCGTTCGGGCAAGAACGTCGTCACACCCGTGGGGTGGGTATACCCCGACCTGTCCAATTGCACTGCCATCCTCGATGCCTGCGCCGCGGGCGGAAGCACGTTGCACGGCACGGGTATTCATCCGGGTGGGATCACTGAGCGGTTCCCGCTGATGGCCTCGGCGTTGACCGCGGCCGTCACACACGTGCGGTCGGAGGAGTTCAGTGACATTCGCACCTACAACGCCCCCGACGTCGTGCGCCACATCATGGGATTCGGCGTGACGCCCGAGGTAGCGATGGCCGGCCCGATCGTCGACCTGTTGGCCGCGGGCTTCAAGGCGTCGGTACGGATGATCGTGACGGAGATGGGGTTCGACGTCGATCCCGAGCTCGAGTCAGTGCAGGAGGTCGCCGTCGCCACCATGCCGATCGAAGCGCCCATCGGCGTCATCGAGCCGGGCCAGGTCGCCGCGCGCAGGTTCCACTGGCGTGCACTGGTGGACGGGACGCCGGTCGTCACCGCAAGCGTCAACTGGCTCATGGGTGAGGAGAATTTGCATCCTGCATGGAATTTCGGCCCGGAGGGCGAGCGGTTCGAGATCGAGATCAGCGGGGACCCAGATGTGAAATTCACCATCAAGGGCCTGCAGCCCGAGACCATCGAGGCGGGGCTGATCCGAAACCCCGGCGTCGTGGTCACCGCCAATCACTGTGTCAGCGCGATCCCCTACGTCGTCGACGCCGCGCCCGGAATCAAGACCTACCTCGATCTGCCCCTGCTGGCCGGTCGGGCCGCGCCGCAGTTCGGATTTGGGCGCAGTAAGTGA
- a CDS encoding glucose 1-dehydrogenase: MILDEFRLDGRVAIVTGASQGIGRGIALGLAEAGASVVLGARTKADLDEVVASVEEAGGTALAVATDVLVDDDRRRLVDSAVEKFGRLDVLINNAGGTGPRSAMTTSERFFDMAMKFNVTAPFLMSQLAAQPMVDTAGSGSIVNISSRASDMVLSSFTAYGAGKAALNQMTRTLAGEFAPLVRVNAIVVGGVATQGLDVVLTNDELRAQFEANTPMGRPGTPKDIACAALYLASPASAWVTGKLLHVDGGCERPAMDVPVPRLRPSR, encoded by the coding sequence GTGATTCTCGACGAGTTCCGGCTCGACGGACGCGTGGCCATCGTGACGGGCGCAAGCCAGGGCATTGGCCGCGGTATCGCACTCGGCCTGGCCGAGGCCGGAGCGAGCGTGGTCCTTGGCGCGCGCACCAAGGCCGATCTCGACGAGGTGGTCGCCAGCGTCGAGGAAGCGGGTGGCACAGCGCTCGCCGTCGCCACGGACGTCCTCGTAGACGATGATCGGCGCCGGCTCGTCGACTCTGCCGTCGAGAAGTTCGGCCGCCTCGACGTGCTCATCAACAACGCCGGAGGTACGGGGCCGCGGTCTGCCATGACGACGTCGGAGCGGTTCTTCGACATGGCGATGAAGTTCAACGTCACTGCCCCGTTTCTGATGAGCCAGCTCGCCGCTCAGCCGATGGTGGACACCGCGGGCAGCGGATCGATCGTCAACATCTCCTCTCGCGCCTCCGACATGGTGCTGAGCTCGTTCACCGCCTATGGCGCAGGCAAGGCCGCGCTCAATCAGATGACGCGGACCCTTGCGGGTGAGTTCGCACCACTGGTTCGAGTGAACGCGATCGTCGTCGGCGGCGTTGCCACCCAGGGTCTTGACGTCGTTCTGACCAACGACGAGTTGCGCGCTCAGTTCGAAGCCAACACCCCGATGGGTCGCCCGGGAACGCCGAAGGACATCGCTTGTGCTGCGCTCTATCTGGCCTCTCCGGCGTCTGCGTGGGTCACCGGCAAATTGCTTCACGTCGACGGTGGTTGTGAGCGACCGGCCATGGACGTTCCGGTACCGCGGTTGCGCCCGAGCCGATAA
- a CDS encoding FAD-dependent oxidoreductase, which produces MTKQRPRVVIAGLGDIGLLTAIHLARHARVVGISSKPELVSGQELGVRLARPDDWARDNRVDFGRYRRLDGVRRVHGVLTGLDLDSREVTVRLADGSLAVEAYDVLVVSTGVTNGFWRRPELQSREQIDADILAHHQALATASSVIVIGGGAAAVSAAANLRIRWPDKRIELYFPGQRALVAHHPRAWEQVRSRLVDLGVGLHPEHRAVVPDGFACEEITHEPVHWSTGQHPVEADAVVWAIGKVAPNTDWLPPSLLDEHGFVDVDTTLQTRTRPEIFAIGDVAATDPLRSSARNRADGLLANNIRAYVTGRPLKDYRASRSRWGSVLGVQDDGLLFFASDGHTIRVPAWLINRVLLPWVVRRGFYRGVRPARG; this is translated from the coding sequence GTGACCAAACAGCGGCCACGGGTAGTCATTGCTGGACTGGGTGACATCGGGTTGCTCACCGCGATCCACCTCGCCCGCCATGCCAGGGTCGTCGGAATCTCGAGCAAGCCCGAGCTGGTCAGCGGGCAGGAGTTGGGGGTGCGGTTGGCGCGGCCCGATGACTGGGCCCGAGACAACCGGGTCGACTTCGGGCGCTATCGACGGCTCGATGGCGTACGAAGGGTCCACGGGGTACTAACCGGCCTGGACCTCGATTCCCGCGAGGTCACCGTCCGGCTGGCCGACGGCAGCCTTGCCGTGGAGGCGTACGACGTGCTGGTGGTCTCGACCGGCGTGACCAACGGATTCTGGCGCCGGCCCGAGTTGCAGTCACGCGAGCAGATTGATGCCGACATCCTGGCGCATCACCAGGCCCTTGCCACCGCCTCTTCGGTGATCGTGATCGGCGGCGGCGCGGCAGCGGTCAGCGCTGCGGCGAATCTACGGATCCGTTGGCCCGACAAGCGGATTGAGCTCTACTTCCCCGGACAGCGGGCGCTGGTTGCGCACCATCCGCGCGCCTGGGAGCAGGTACGCAGCCGCCTCGTCGACCTTGGAGTCGGCCTGCACCCAGAGCACCGCGCCGTGGTGCCGGACGGCTTCGCCTGCGAGGAGATCACCCACGAGCCAGTCCACTGGAGCACGGGGCAGCACCCCGTCGAGGCCGACGCCGTCGTATGGGCCATCGGCAAGGTCGCGCCGAACACCGACTGGCTGCCCCCGTCCCTGCTCGACGAGCACGGCTTCGTCGACGTCGACACCACGTTGCAGACCCGCACCAGGCCGGAGATCTTCGCCATCGGCGACGTCGCCGCCACCGATCCGTTGCGGTCCTCGGCCCGCAACCGTGCTGATGGCTTGCTGGCGAACAACATTCGCGCTTATGTGACCGGCCGGCCACTCAAGGACTACCGAGCCTCCCGCTCTCGGTGGGGGTCGGTGCTCGGCGTGCAGGACGACGGGCTCCTGTTCTTCGCTTCCGACGGTCACACGATCCGGGTTCCAGCCTGGTTGATCAACCGGGTACTGCTGCCGTGGGTAGTCCGGCGCGGGTTCTACCGCGGCGTTCGGCCGGCCAGGGGCTGA
- a CDS encoding EXPERA domain-containing protein — translation MTTVLVEPSPLVRSRLDYVLIPAFILGIVNAVALSLPEGLGVVISPSSPWPVLRWLHTWAVEEEPQHLVMPPPLQASLLYDAFVQLPLMVVLTIGLWKLKSWPWLGTLAVIYFVSASMNMYFYFMQTFLGPDSPPNLGLYLPMNLPWAIVPILVAWRFWPWPGMDRSQPLAGRTPR, via the coding sequence ATGACAACAGTTCTCGTGGAACCCAGCCCCCTCGTCCGCAGCCGGCTCGACTACGTCCTGATCCCTGCATTTATCCTCGGCATCGTCAACGCCGTCGCGCTGAGTCTGCCCGAGGGGCTCGGTGTGGTCATCTCCCCCAGCAGTCCCTGGCCGGTGTTGCGTTGGCTGCACACCTGGGCCGTCGAGGAGGAACCGCAGCACCTGGTCATGCCGCCGCCGCTACAAGCGTCGCTTCTCTACGACGCCTTCGTGCAGCTCCCATTGATGGTCGTGCTGACCATCGGCCTGTGGAAGTTGAAGTCGTGGCCGTGGCTGGGAACTCTGGCCGTGATCTATTTCGTCAGCGCCAGCATGAACATGTACTTCTACTTCATGCAGACATTCCTCGGGCCGGACAGCCCCCCGAACCTTGGGCTCTACCTGCCGATGAACCTTCCCTGGGCAATCGTGCCGATACTGGTGGCGTGGCGCTTCTGGCCCTGGCCCGGGATGGACCGCAGTCAGCCCCTGGCCGGCCGAACGCCGCGGTAG
- a CDS encoding TetR/AcrR family transcriptional regulator: protein MPFTQQDSGQTETSASIPLRERQRIALRADIQFAALRMFAAQGFGNVTTEAIAEEVGISPSTFFRHVPSKEYLLLGATQRGREQIVANFRARPRDEDVAESIAAAILARTSQFVNDDETMELWRRAMASAPAELRRASLLNREDCDELIGAVALRLADTATAAGIQAGVMVRAAVAAVEYAYEWWLTYDQSESLHELTERALHLVTNGLSNSKPPARRRK, encoded by the coding sequence ATGCCCTTCACGCAACAGGATTCAGGTCAGACCGAGACGAGCGCGTCGATTCCGCTGCGCGAACGGCAACGCATTGCGTTGCGTGCCGACATCCAGTTCGCCGCCCTGCGAATGTTTGCGGCGCAGGGTTTCGGCAATGTCACCACCGAGGCGATCGCCGAAGAGGTCGGTATATCGCCCAGTACATTCTTCCGACACGTACCGAGCAAGGAATACCTCTTGCTCGGAGCAACGCAGCGCGGACGGGAACAGATCGTCGCCAACTTTCGCGCCCGTCCGCGCGACGAGGACGTCGCGGAATCCATTGCAGCGGCGATTCTCGCTCGCACCTCACAGTTCGTCAACGACGACGAGACCATGGAACTCTGGCGGCGGGCGATGGCTTCGGCACCGGCTGAGTTGCGCCGAGCCTCCCTGCTCAATCGCGAGGACTGTGACGAACTCATCGGCGCGGTCGCTCTCCGCCTGGCCGACACCGCCACCGCAGCGGGCATCCAGGCGGGGGTCATGGTCCGCGCGGCCGTTGCCGCGGTCGAATATGCCTACGAGTGGTGGCTCACCTACGACCAAAGCGAGTCGTTGCACGAGCTCACCGAGCGGGCACTTCACCTGGTGACCAATGGGCTGAGCAATTCCAAGCCGCCGGCCCGACGTCGGAAGTGA
- a CDS encoding glucose 1-dehydrogenase codes for MILDNFAVTDKVAIVTGGGQGIGRSIAIGLAEAGADVVVAARTMSDLDEVVTRIQETGRRALAVRTDVMESDQLDHLVAETVRVFGRLDILINNAGGTAPRPAMHTSERFFQSAVHFNAIAPFLLTKVAAQAMVDTVGSGSVVNISSRAGDMVLTSFVAHGVGKAALTQMTRNLAAEFAPRVRINAIGTGAIDTRALATVMQDEQMHRDLLERTPMQRAGMPEDIACAALYLASPASSWVTGAILNVDGGSSVPAVEIPAPPLEPRPPR; via the coding sequence ATGATCCTCGACAACTTCGCCGTCACCGACAAGGTCGCCATCGTCACTGGCGGCGGCCAGGGAATCGGGCGCAGCATTGCGATCGGCTTGGCCGAGGCGGGCGCCGATGTCGTGGTTGCAGCCCGCACGATGTCAGACCTCGACGAGGTCGTCACGCGCATTCAAGAGACCGGACGGCGAGCCTTGGCGGTCCGGACCGACGTGATGGAATCCGACCAGCTCGACCATCTGGTGGCCGAGACGGTCCGCGTCTTCGGCCGGCTCGACATCCTGATCAACAACGCTGGAGGCACCGCGCCGCGACCGGCGATGCACACCTCGGAACGTTTCTTTCAGTCCGCCGTGCACTTCAATGCCATCGCACCGTTCCTGCTGACGAAGGTCGCAGCTCAAGCGATGGTGGACACCGTCGGCTCCGGCAGCGTCGTCAACATCTCATCGCGGGCAGGTGACATGGTGCTCACGTCGTTCGTTGCCCACGGCGTGGGTAAGGCGGCCCTGACGCAGATGACCAGAAACCTCGCGGCCGAGTTCGCGCCACGGGTGCGGATCAACGCCATCGGTACCGGTGCCATCGACACGCGAGCCCTCGCCACGGTCATGCAGGATGAGCAGATGCACCGTGATCTCCTGGAGCGCACGCCCATGCAGCGTGCCGGAATGCCCGAGGACATCGCTTGTGCCGCGCTGTACTTGGCGTCCCCGGCATCGTCGTGGGTCACCGGCGCGATCTTGAACGTCGACGGCGGCTCCAGCGTCCCTGCCGTCGAGATTCCCGCTCCGCCGCTGGAACCGCGACCACCGAGGTGA
- a CDS encoding LysR family transcriptional regulator gives MSVHRTVAATAEAAHLTGPAVSQQLAALEKEVGMPLLEKHGRTLRLTAAGSLLVEHSEVILGGIAAAEADLEALRGGRGGVIRIAIFPSAARTFMPQVWRELALDSTHQVDLRLVESEPDDATQVLRQRHVDIAVVHAYTLLPRDLPPGCEQHRLLEEPVHLALHPRRAARHGLNPGQPAELAHFATDDWLMPGPESSCHEMIQRACGAAGFVPNAVALATDFSVLAALVSVDAGVALIPDMALPPNTSELSLHPLTEPVTRSIYALTPTGADRQPHIQRVLAHLRRAAADG, from the coding sequence TTGTCGGTCCACCGAACCGTCGCAGCGACCGCGGAGGCCGCACATCTGACGGGCCCGGCGGTGTCCCAGCAGCTCGCCGCACTGGAGAAGGAAGTGGGGATGCCCCTGCTGGAAAAGCATGGCAGGACCCTGCGCCTCACCGCCGCTGGCAGTTTGCTCGTCGAGCATTCCGAGGTCATTCTGGGTGGGATCGCTGCAGCAGAAGCCGATCTCGAGGCGTTACGCGGTGGCCGAGGCGGCGTCATCAGAATCGCGATATTCCCCTCCGCTGCCCGCACGTTCATGCCACAGGTGTGGCGCGAGCTCGCACTCGACAGCACCCACCAGGTGGATCTGCGACTCGTCGAGAGCGAGCCTGACGACGCCACCCAGGTCTTGCGTCAGCGTCACGTCGACATCGCGGTCGTGCACGCTTACACCCTGCTGCCCCGCGACCTGCCCCCCGGTTGCGAGCAGCATCGGCTCCTCGAAGAACCCGTTCACCTCGCCCTTCATCCGCGACGTGCGGCCCGGCACGGCCTCAACCCAGGACAGCCTGCCGAGCTGGCGCACTTCGCCACCGACGACTGGTTGATGCCCGGACCGGAATCGTCCTGTCACGAAATGATCCAACGCGCTTGTGGCGCAGCCGGTTTCGTACCGAACGCAGTTGCGCTCGCGACGGACTTCTCCGTACTGGCCGCACTGGTCTCCGTCGACGCCGGAGTAGCCCTGATACCGGACATGGCCCTACCCCCCAACACCAGCGAACTCAGTCTTCACCCGCTCACCGAACCCGTGACGCGGAGCATCTACGCCCTGACACCCACCGGTGCGGACCGCCAACCCCACATCCAACGAGTCCTCGCCCACCTCAGGCGCGCGGCGGCTGACGGATAG
- a CDS encoding DMT family transporter: protein MKTPPIPTHVVALGATVVLWASAFPAIRVGLPGLGVAGLSVWRLVVASIALAAMAPVFKVRLPKRQDLPLIALAGVAGMSAYQLLLNWGEVHVSAGTASLLVAIAPVFSVLLSVAFLRTGLTWSTIVGSAIALTGAAVIALTGSTAHLSLGAMVVLAAAFVQGAYHVAIKPLLSRYTGFEVACYAMWSGTVFLLPLLPDAIGRLADAPQSAILAAIYLGLLPSAVGFVTWSYAVARLPVAQSTAALYLVPPVALIVALVWLGERPQPIELIGGAIGIAGVVVINRWRHTGEVAAPIASIDRTEVAT from the coding sequence GTGAAGACTCCCCCGATCCCAACCCACGTCGTCGCCCTCGGCGCGACGGTGGTGTTGTGGGCGTCGGCATTCCCCGCGATCCGGGTGGGACTGCCCGGTCTCGGGGTGGCTGGGTTGTCGGTGTGGCGCTTGGTCGTCGCATCCATCGCCCTGGCAGCGATGGCGCCGGTGTTCAAGGTCCGCCTGCCCAAGCGCCAGGATCTTCCGCTTATCGCGCTCGCCGGTGTCGCCGGGATGAGCGCCTACCAACTCCTCCTCAACTGGGGCGAAGTGCACGTGTCGGCCGGTACCGCCAGCCTGCTCGTAGCAATCGCCCCGGTCTTCAGCGTCCTGCTGTCCGTGGCATTCCTGCGCACCGGCCTGACGTGGTCGACGATTGTTGGAAGCGCGATCGCGCTGACCGGTGCTGCGGTGATCGCATTGACGGGCAGCACGGCGCACCTTTCGCTGGGAGCCATGGTGGTACTGGCCGCGGCGTTCGTGCAGGGGGCCTATCACGTCGCGATCAAACCGTTGCTGTCGCGGTACACCGGATTCGAGGTCGCGTGTTACGCGATGTGGTCGGGCACTGTGTTCCTGCTCCCCTTGCTGCCGGATGCCATCGGTCGGCTCGCGGACGCACCTCAGTCCGCGATCCTTGCGGCGATCTACCTCGGGCTGTTGCCCTCCGCGGTCGGCTTCGTGACCTGGAGCTATGCCGTGGCCCGGCTGCCAGTGGCTCAATCGACGGCGGCGCTGTACTTGGTTCCACCGGTCGCCCTGATCGTTGCCCTGGTTTGGCTCGGGGAGCGGCCCCAACCGATCGAACTGATCGGCGGTGCTATCGGTATCGCCGGCGTCGTCGTCATCAACAGGTGGCGCCACACCGGCGAGGTCGCGGCACCCATCGCCAGTATCGATCGAACTGAGGTCGCGACCTGA
- a CDS encoding HD domain-containing protein, translated as MVNQSLTAGIALPDTRIAAAATELVLHTTSETVYHHSRRVYFFGSLIGRLRGLSVDPELLYVAALFHDVGLAARFHHSGHRFEVDGAHEARRFLQGYDVPEDSIRRVWTAIALHTTPGLPEFMEPEVALVAAGVEYAVMGIDFDQIADADRTAITKIHPRPDFKRRILEAFIDGTASKPDTTFGTLTADVLDQYVTDFRRRDFVDAIHQSSWPE; from the coding sequence ATGGTCAACCAATCTCTCACCGCCGGTATCGCATTGCCGGACACCAGAATCGCCGCCGCGGCCACCGAACTCGTGCTGCACACCACCAGCGAAACGGTCTATCACCATTCGCGGCGGGTGTACTTCTTCGGCAGCCTGATCGGCCGGCTCCGCGGACTGAGCGTCGATCCCGAACTGCTCTACGTCGCTGCACTGTTCCACGACGTGGGTCTTGCCGCCCGGTTCCACCACAGCGGGCACCGCTTCGAAGTCGACGGCGCCCACGAGGCCCGCCGATTCCTCCAGGGCTACGACGTACCCGAAGACAGCATCCGGCGGGTGTGGACGGCCATCGCCCTGCACACCACACCGGGCCTACCCGAGTTCATGGAACCCGAAGTCGCCCTGGTGGCGGCCGGCGTCGAATACGCCGTGATGGGAATCGATTTCGACCAGATCGCCGACGCCGACCGGACCGCCATCACCAAGATCCATCCCCGCCCGGACTTCAAACGGCGCATCCTCGAAGCGTTCATCGACGGCACCGCCAGCAAGCCCGACACCACCTTCGGCACCCTCACCGCCGACGTGCTCGACCAGTACGTCACCGACTTCCGGCGCCGCGACTTCGTCGACGCCATCCACCAGTCGTCCTGGCCTGAATGA
- a CDS encoding nuclear transport factor 2 family protein, with the protein MSTDTQTTERDPAALFAVAEEFRAAQLVGDRTRLRTVLSEDVTWVLAGDNTVSGEARGVDEVFARFDQLAHYGVHIGIEHITIGRDGAALIMHNTGEHDGRLLDEHLVSTMTVADGQIVRIDTYLSDLDMMNAYFI; encoded by the coding sequence ATGAGCACCGACACCCAGACCACCGAGCGCGATCCCGCAGCGTTGTTCGCGGTGGCCGAGGAATTTCGGGCAGCGCAACTCGTCGGAGACCGCACCCGTCTGCGCACCGTGCTGTCCGAGGACGTCACTTGGGTGTTGGCGGGCGACAACACCGTTTCGGGTGAAGCGCGCGGCGTCGACGAAGTATTCGCCCGATTCGACCAACTCGCGCACTACGGCGTGCACATCGGCATCGAGCACATCACCATCGGCCGTGACGGTGCGGCCCTCATCATGCACAACACCGGCGAACACGACGGACGACTCCTCGACGAGCACCTCGTCTCGACCATGACCGTCGCCGACGGCCAGATCGTCCGAATCGACACCTACCTGTCCGATCTCGACATGATGAACGCCTACTTCATCTAG
- a CDS encoding zinc-dependent alcohol dehydrogenase family protein: MRAALLTAFGGDLQVTTIADPAPTRGQVLVRITASGVNPLDTKIRRGQAAHAATVLPAVLGLDLTGVVAELGPGVTGFSVGDEVYGMTGGVGGHQGSLAEFAAVDARLLAIRPSSLSMRHCAAMPLSIITAWEGLVDRARVHPGQRVLVHGGAGGIGHIAVQLARARGAEVYATASPGNKDTIRRLGATPIDYTTDTVDDYVGTHTGGEGFDVVFDTVGGATLDDSFAAAKRYTGHVVSALGWGTHSLAPLSFRGASYSGIFALMPLLSGNGREHHGDILRHARELADTGHLIPRVDPRTFTLDKIGAAHDAVESGHTDGKVVITVE, encoded by the coding sequence ATGCGTGCAGCACTACTCACCGCATTCGGCGGCGATCTGCAGGTGACGACCATCGCCGACCCGGCGCCCACCCGCGGCCAGGTGTTGGTCCGGATCACCGCGAGTGGCGTCAACCCGCTCGACACGAAGATCCGCCGCGGCCAAGCCGCCCACGCAGCAACCGTGCTGCCGGCCGTGCTGGGGCTCGACCTGACCGGGGTGGTGGCAGAGCTCGGTCCCGGCGTCACCGGATTCAGCGTCGGCGACGAGGTCTACGGGATGACCGGCGGGGTCGGGGGTCATCAGGGTTCGCTCGCAGAGTTCGCCGCCGTCGATGCTCGCTTGCTGGCGATCAGGCCGAGTTCCCTGTCGATGCGCCACTGCGCCGCAATGCCGTTGAGCATCATCACCGCCTGGGAAGGTCTCGTCGATCGTGCCCGGGTCCACCCTGGACAGCGGGTGCTGGTGCACGGCGGTGCTGGCGGGATCGGCCACATCGCGGTGCAGCTGGCCCGGGCACGAGGCGCCGAGGTCTACGCGACGGCGTCGCCGGGCAACAAGGACACCATCCGACGTCTCGGTGCGACCCCGATCGACTACACCACGGACACCGTCGACGACTACGTCGGAACCCACACCGGCGGTGAGGGATTCGACGTCGTCTTCGACACCGTCGGCGGTGCCACGCTCGACGACTCCTTCGCCGCCGCCAAGCGCTACACCGGTCACGTGGTGAGCGCTCTGGGTTGGGGCACCCACAGCCTGGCCCCGCTCTCGTTCCGAGGAGCCAGCTACTCGGGGATCTTTGCGCTGATGCCGCTGCTCTCCGGAAACGGGCGCGAACACCACGGCGACATCCTGCGTCACGCCCGCGAACTCGCCGACACCGGACACCTCATCCCCCGCGTCGACCCCCGCACGTTCACCCTCGACAAGATCGGCGCCGCCCACGACGCCGTCGAGAGCGGACACACCGACGGGAAGGTGGTCATCACCGTTGAGTGA
- a CDS encoding ketopantoate reductase family protein codes for MKTLVVGAGATGGYLGVHLIRAGRDVTFLARPRTLSRLTADGVRIQGRDGLSTTPVNAIATADLDGPYDVVLLAVRSDAVESATDDFRAAVGVHTRIVPMTNGMAHLSTLAKAFGEDAVLGATAKLATSLLPDGTIDEVVPGAQLEIGSLDGSQSDDISSMAKEFAVDGISVRTTNTVRVAMWEKFAFITTTAVLTCLAGDVIGPIARASGGTTLAVRILDEVDSVATAEGYPLSRPAKEALHGLLTDPTSSFGPSMFRDLRAGRPVETSVFSDLTARARHHDIAIPLVDAATVVIDVRGR; via the coding sequence GTGAAGACACTCGTGGTCGGAGCGGGAGCCACCGGCGGATACCTCGGCGTCCACCTCATCCGAGCCGGTCGCGACGTCACGTTCCTGGCACGTCCACGCACACTGTCACGGCTCACCGCCGACGGTGTCCGTATCCAGGGCCGCGACGGACTATCGACCACACCGGTCAACGCCATCGCCACGGCCGATCTCGACGGCCCCTACGACGTGGTGCTTCTGGCCGTGCGCAGCGACGCCGTCGAATCGGCCACCGACGACTTCCGTGCAGCGGTGGGCGTGCACACGCGGATCGTTCCGATGACGAACGGCATGGCGCACCTATCGACGCTCGCCAAAGCGTTCGGCGAAGACGCCGTTCTGGGTGCGACGGCAAAACTGGCTACCTCACTACTGCCGGACGGCACCATAGACGAAGTCGTTCCCGGCGCGCAGCTGGAGATCGGGTCGCTCGACGGCAGCCAGTCCGACGACATCAGCTCGATGGCAAAGGAATTCGCGGTCGACGGCATCTCCGTCCGCACCACGAACACCGTTCGGGTGGCGATGTGGGAGAAGTTCGCGTTCATTACGACGACGGCCGTTCTGACCTGCCTGGCCGGCGACGTCATCGGGCCCATCGCCCGCGCCTCGGGCGGCACCACCCTGGCAGTCCGGATCCTCGACGAGGTCGATTCCGTCGCGACTGCGGAGGGATATCCGCTGAGCCGCCCAGCCAAGGAGGCGCTCCACGGACTGCTCACCGACCCAACGTCCAGCTTCGGGCCCTCGATGTTCCGAGACCTGCGCGCCGGGCGGCCCGTCGAAACCTCGGTGTTCAGCGATCTCACTGCCCGAGCGCGACACCACGACATCGCCATCCCGCTCGTCGACGCGGCCACCGTCGTCATCGACGTACGCGGCCGCTGA